One part of the Thermoanaerobacterium sp. CMT5567-10 genome encodes these proteins:
- a CDS encoding ABC transporter substrate-binding protein, with translation MKAKKVLSLLLATAVISTSLAGCGNSSNNSNSNSNKTSSSSNELKGTITVLTHRTDMTDTFNKYADEFEKLHPGTTIKFENLNDYQNAISTRMSTGNYGDVLMIPANITKDKYKDFFAPLGTRDELSKTYNYLDNFDVDGTIYGIPTGANATGFVYNAKVLKDAGVTSLPTTPDEYINMLKAIKEKTDAIPYYTNYTSEWALTNFSNALQIGISGDPDYMNKMIYNPNEFTKGTATYTSLDLLYEAVKNKLVEQDPMTSDWEWSKQAMADGKIAVMCLGSWAIGQIQAKSKTPDDIKFMPVPVRHDGKAIVQVGPDYGMGVNVHSKNIALAKEFLKFFITKYPQDSNMFSPIVGAKLPDYLNGATDIELVEAKPGTTKQAQDLDTVQKTSLINLNDGKWIKKIIEIGLGVSNETFDQYMSELNSKWAQGVNAVKK, from the coding sequence ATGAAAGCAAAAAAAGTGTTGTCACTGCTACTGGCTACCGCTGTAATATCTACTTCACTAGCAGGATGTGGCAATTCAAGCAATAACAGCAATAGCAATAGCAATAAGACAAGCAGTTCAAGTAATGAGCTAAAAGGGACTATTACTGTATTGACACACAGGACTGATATGACAGATACATTTAACAAATATGCTGATGAGTTCGAAAAATTGCATCCTGGGACTACAATAAAGTTTGAGAATCTAAATGATTATCAAAATGCAATTTCTACAAGAATGTCTACAGGTAATTATGGCGATGTTTTGATGATACCTGCTAATATAACTAAGGATAAATATAAAGACTTTTTTGCGCCTCTTGGGACAAGAGATGAGCTGTCAAAAACTTATAATTATCTTGACAATTTTGATGTAGATGGTACAATTTATGGCATTCCTACAGGTGCGAATGCGACAGGTTTTGTATACAATGCAAAGGTTTTAAAAGATGCCGGTGTAACAAGCCTTCCAACAACACCTGATGAATACATCAACATGCTAAAGGCAATAAAGGAAAAGACAGATGCTATCCCATATTATACAAATTATACATCTGAATGGGCTTTGACAAACTTCTCAAATGCGTTGCAGATCGGTATATCTGGTGATCCGGATTATATGAATAAAATGATTTATAATCCAAATGAATTTACAAAAGGTACTGCAACGTATACTTCATTAGATCTTCTCTATGAAGCAGTAAAGAATAAATTAGTAGAACAAGATCCTATGACATCTGATTGGGAATGGTCTAAGCAAGCTATGGCTGATGGTAAGATTGCTGTTATGTGCTTAGGCAGTTGGGCAATTGGACAGATTCAAGCAAAATCAAAGACACCTGATGATATAAAGTTTATGCCTGTTCCAGTTCGCCATGATGGTAAAGCAATAGTTCAAGTAGGACCTGATTATGGTATGGGCGTAAATGTTCACAGCAAAAATATAGCATTGGCGAAAGAATTTTTGAAATTTTTCATAACAAAATATCCACAAGATTCTAACATGTTTTCACCTATTGTAGGTGCAAAACTGCCTGACTATTTAAATGGTGCGACAGATATTGAATTAGTCGAAGCAAAACCTGGTACAACAAAACAAGCACAAGATTTAGATACAGTTCAGAAAACTTCTTTGATTAATTTAAATGATGGCAAGTGGATAAAGAAAATCATAGAGATTGGATTAGGTGTAAGTAATGAGACATTTGATCAATATATGTCAGAACTAAATTCAAAATGGGCACAAGGTGTTAATGCTGTTAAAAAGTAA